DNA from Synechococcus sp. CBW1108:
TTCAAACAGCTGGGTACTGAGATAACACTGTGCCCCCTAAATTTATTTACATTTAAGAGCCCCAGTACGAAGCACCCAGTAGCACTACGAATAATGCTGCCCAGCTCACCAATTGACATCTCTGATCAATGTGCTGAACTGTGATCGGAAGCTTTATCATTTCCAAATGATCACCATCTCAGCCTTCCCAATCAGTTGGGTGCTGGTTCAAGACCTAGCCCTCGGCCCCGCGCCGGTGGCCTCTAGGCATCTGAACAGGTTGGAAGCCGAGGGCATCACGGCGGTGCTCAGCCTCTGCTCCACCGAGGAAAAAGCAGCTCCGCCCGACCTAGAGGAGCGCTTCCACTGTCGTCGCCTGGTGCTGCCAGACCACCGCAGCCAGGCCGCCCTCAGCATTGGCCAACTGGAGCAGGCCCTGGCGGCTTTGGCTGAGCTGCGCAGCCATGGGCCGGTGTTTGTCCACTGTGTGGCGGCGATCGAACGCTCGCCCCTGGTCTGCCTGGCCTGGCTGATGCGGGAGCATGGTCTGAGCAGGCAGAACGCCCTTGACTACATGCTCCAAGTTCACCCTGGCACCGGCCCGACGGCAGCCCATTTGATGCTGCTTACCCAGCTCAGCCATACCGCGCCGGCAGGACTGAAAATAGCCTGAAAGCTAAGATTGCCTGAGAGATAATTCCCGGCCATCATGGGCACGCCCCCAAATCCTGGCGCATAGATGACCGTAAGCAATTCCGCCTCCAAATCCGCCCTGATCACCGGCGTCGCCGGCCAGGACGGCTCCTACCTGGCCGAGTTGTTGCTGGAGAAGGGCTACAGCGTGCATGGCATCAAGCGCCGGGCCAGCAGCTTCAACACCCAGCGGATCGATCACCTCTATCAGGATCCCCACGAGACCGGCAGCGAGGGCCAGGCCCCCAAGCTGCAACTGCACTACGGCGACCTCACGGACAGCTCCAACCTGATCCGGATCATCCAGCAGGTGCAGCCCGATGAGATCTACAACCTCGGCGCCCAGAGCCATGTAGCCGTTTCCTTCGAGAGCCCCGAATACACGGCAGACTGCGACGCCCTCGGCCCGTTGCGCATCCTCGAGGCCGTAAGGATCCTCGGCCTCAGCTCCAAAACCCGCATCTACCAGGCCTCCACCTCCGAGCTCTACGGCCTGGTGCAGGAGATCCCCCAGAAAGAAACTACCCCCTTCTATCCCCGTTCCCCCTACGGCGTGGCCAAGCTCTACGGCTACTGGATCACCGTCAACTACCGGGAGGCCTACGGCATGTATGCCTGCAACGGCATCCTCTTCAACCACGAATCCCCGCGCCGGGGTGAAACTTTTGTGACCCGCAAGATCACCCGCGGCCTGGCCCGCATTGATGCGGGGCTCGACGATTGCCTTTACATGGGCAACCTCGACTCCCTGCGGGACTGGGGCCACGCCCGCGACTATGTGGAGATGCAGTGGCGCATGCTCCAGCAGGAAGGGCCCCCGCAAGACTTCGTGATCGCCACCGGCCGGCAGGAAACGGTGCGCCGCTTCATCGAGCTCACCGCCGAGCAGCTCGGCTGGGGGGGCATCGAATGGCAAGGTGAGGGTATCCATGAGATCGGCCGCCGCTCTGGCAGCAGCGAAGTGGTGGTGCGCATCGACCCCCGCTACTTCCGCCCCGCTGAGGTGGAAACCCTGCTGGGGGATCCCACCATGGCCCGCGAGAAGTTGGGCTGGGTTCCCACCACCACCCTTGAGGAGCTGGTGGCCGAAATGGTTGCAGCCGACAAGGAAGAGGCCAAAAAAGAAGCGATCCTGCGGCTCAAGGGCTTTGCGGTGGTGGGGTCGATGGAAAACCCGCCCACCAACCCCATGGCCATCGAGCAGGCCCGCGAAGCGATCCAGCCATGAGCAGCGGGCCCACCATGGGCAATGCGCCCCTGATCCAGCCCCAGGATCGGATCTTCGTGGCCGGCAGCCGGGGCATGGCGGGCTCGGCGATCGTGCGGGCCCTCAGCGCCGCCGGCTATGGCCAGATCCTCACCCCCCCCCGCAGCGAGCTCGACCTGCTCGATGGGGCGGCCGTTTCCAGCTGGTTTGACGCCGAGCACCCCTCGGTGGTGGTGCTGGCGGCCGCCAAGGTGGGCGGTATCCACGCCAACGCCACCTACCCGGCCGATTTCCTGCTGGACAACCTCAAGATCCAGACCAACGTGATCGAGAGCGCTTGGCGCTCGGGCGTGCGGCGACTGCTGTTTTTGGGCAGCAGCTGCATCTACCCCAAATTTGCCGAGCAGCCGATTCGGGAGGAAGCCCTGCTCACCGGGGCGCTCGAGCCCACCAATGAGTGGTATGCGATCGCCAAGATCGCCGGCCTCAAGTTGTGCGAAGCGCTGCGCCGGCAATACGGATTCGACGCCATCAGCCTGATGCCCACCAATCTCTATGGGCCGGGCGACAACTACCACCCCACCAACAGTCACGTGCTGCCGGCACTGATCCGCCGCTTCCACGAAGCCTCCGAGCGCCCCGAGCAGGGACTGGGCACCCAGGTGAGCTGCTGGGGCACAGGCACGCCGCTGCGGGAATTCCTGCATGTGGACGACCTCGGTGAAGCCTGCCTGTTTGCCCTCGAGCACTGGAGCCCTGGGCCCGAGGCAATCCCCTATCTCAATGTGGGCACCGGCCTGGATCTCTCGATCGGCCAGCTGGCCAAGGCGGTGGCCGAGGCAACCGGCTTCCGCGGCGAGATCGTCTGGGACTCCAGCCAGAGCGATGGCACCCCGAAAAAGCAGCTGGATGTCAGTCGCCTCAGCGCCCTTGGCTGGCAGGCCCGCATTCCCCTGGCCACGGGCCTGCAGAACACGGTGGACCTGTTTCGCCAGCAACTTCAGCAGCAGCTGGTGCGCCTCTAGGCCTAGGACTAGGCCTAGCCGGCATCAAAAAATCGCTTGCCGTCCCTGCGCTTCTGGTTAAGCCGGCTTGCCTCCCTGCGGCTGTATTCGCTCACCGACGGGTTGGCTACGATCGGATCCACATGGGCCACCTGCTCCCAGAGGTCCCGCGGCGCCCAGCGCACCGTGTGCTCCACCCGATCATGGCGGGTGACATGGCACCAGCAGCTGGTGCCGCAGGCCGGGCAGAAGAGCTCCTCGAGCCACTCGTTGCTCAGCACCAGCACCGGATATGCCTGGATTACCAGCCGGGCCTTCTTATCGGGCATGCCCCGGGCCTGGAGCTGCTCAGCGTTGAGCAGGTGCAGGAAATACTTCTTGCCGTTGCCCTCAATTCGCTGCTCCGGATGGGCAGGGCAGAAGAGTTGGCGCCGCTGGGGGCGGCGGGAACGGGGCTTGGGGTCGCCATCCTGGCTCTGGGCCATCCCAAGGGCTAATTCGCTTGCAGGGACTTTAACGTCCCCGCTGCAAAACCAAACCGGCTTGTGCCGACTTCAGAGCCTCAAGTTGGGCCTGGTCACAGCTGCTCCAGGCGGCGCGGGCCTCAGCGGTGGGAGCCACACCCAGCCGGCTGAGCTCGGCTAGGGCCTGCTCTCGCCCGGCGATAAGCGCCCCCCGGCGGGCCTGCTGCTGCTCCTGCCAGCGGCGTTTCCCAGCCCGATCCGCCTGGCGCCAGCGCTCCAGGGCCTGGCCATGGCGCTCCAGCTCCAGCTCCTGATCTTCCCGGGTGAAGCGCGCCAGCAGCTCTGGATCCGGAGCCGGGGGCCGCGGCAGCGAGGTGTAGGTCTGCAGGCTGAGCCGGCTGAGCCGGACGTTAGTGCTGGCAAGGTTCTCAACCTGCTGCCGCACAGTCGCCTGCTGGCTGCGGCAGCGGCTCAACATTGCAGTTAGTTGCCTTTGGCGGAGCTCAGCAGCCTGCTGCTGCTGCCGCTTGGCGCCATTGCAGGAGATCAGCAGAAGTGCCAGTAGGGGGGGCAGCAAGGGGGCCAGTAACTTGCCCGTTCCAGCTCTCTGGTCCATGGATGGAGCCTACCTACCGAGAACCTGGGCGGCCCGAAGCAGTTCGGCTTCGGTGGCGGCGTATACCGCCGCAGCCTCTGCGGCACTGCGGCCGATGCAGGTCATGCCGAGCTTGCCGTATTCGGAAAGACAGCCCAGCAGGTGAAAGACGCTGCCGCGCAACTTAGCTGGATCGAAGTGCAACCCAGCCTCGGTGACGATGTCGACCAGATCGACCGGCAGCAGGCCGCGGAGCTCCGAAGCCGTGAGGTTATCGGTGGCCCGGTAATGCAATGGCTGGCCGCTGGGGGAGTGGTAGAGCCCGCTGGCCGGATCCAGGCTGCCGCCACTGATCGCGCTGAGGGCGAGATAGGGGTGGGTGGTGCCCCCCTGGCGCAGGTTCACCTCAATCGCCTGCAGGTCCCAGCGGTCGCCGAAGCGCCGGGCGATGAAATCCACCGCGTAGCGCTCCAGCGCCCCCTCCGCCGCCAGCGCCTCGCCCACTGCCTGGCCGTGGCGCATCAAGGCCTGCCGGTAGGGAGCGGCCGCCGGGAAAGTGCAGCCTTGGTAGGTCTGGCCACTGGCGCCACCGAGCACCTGCTCATGGCTTGAGAGCATCTCCACCAGGCCGGGATGGCCAGGGTGGCCAGGATGAATCGTGCCCTGCACGCTGGGGGAGCTGAGCTCCTCGCCCCCCTCCAGCCAGGCTTCCACCAGGGCCCCCTGCTGGCCCAGCTGTTCACGCCAGCTGGGGGAGGGCATCGGCAGCTGCTCAAGGGCCTGGCGCAGCCGCTGGCGCCGCCCGGCGGCACCGAGCTCGGCCAGCTGGAGCGGGGCCAGGGCCAGGGAAGCGTTGCCCTCGCCGCCGAAGCCTTCGTTGAGCTTCACGACGCACTTGCCCAGCTGGGGATGGGCCTCCCAGAGGTCGGCGGTGGCCTCCGTCAGGTCGTCGAGGTTGTGGGTGAGGGCCGAGCCGGGGGGATGGGGTACGCCGCAGCGGGCAAACAGCTCCCGGCTGCCGGCCTTGCTGCCCCAGTAGCCCAGGGCCGGGTCGGTGCCCAGCAGGGGCACCTGCAGCCGCTCCGACAACTGCCGCTCCAGATCGCTCACCACAAAACAGTTGATGAAGCTGCGCCCTGGCCGCAGCAGCTCAGCTATGCGGGCCAGCAGGGCAGGCCGCTCCAGCAGCTTGGCGGTGAGGGGCCGACTGGAGGCATCGTCGGTATCGAGCAGGTGCAGCCGCCGCCGCGCATGGGAGGTGGGCAGGCCCGGCAGCAACTCCAGCACCGCATCCACTACCAGCTCCCCCAGGGGCTTGCTGGTGGTGTACACCATGCGCACCCCCGGATCCCGAAGTCGCATCAGGGCGAACAACTGCCGCTCCTCGTAGTGGTGGGCTCCAGTCACCAGGTCGATCTGGCGCTGGTCCATCGACAGCGACGGCACCATCAGCACATCCACATCCGGCCCCTGGGCCTGGGTGGTGCGGCCCCATTCGGGCTTCAGCTGGCGCTGGAGCTCGCGGAAGCTGAGCAGGGTCATGGCGGGATCAGGCGCTGTAGGCCTTGCGGGCCGGGATCGGGTAGGGGATGCGACGGTGGCGCATCCGCTTCCACACCCGCACGAAGGCACGGATCAGCAGTTCTAGTTCGGCCCGGCTGATCCCGCTCTGCACCAGCTGGTTTTCAGCCTGGCGCGCCTGCACGATGCGACGCACCATCTGGCGTGCCTCCGCTTCGTTGGTGCCAGGAGGCAGAGAGCGCAGGGCAGCTTCACAGCCATCGGCCAGCATCAGGATTGCCGTTTCCCGACTGCGGGGCGTGGGGCCCAGATAGCGAAACCGCTGTTCGGGGGTACTGGGATCCCTCTGGCGAGCCTGGTGGAGGAAGTAGCCCATCTTCAAAGTGCCCTGGTGCTCGGGGATAAAGTCGGCGAGGGGCCGGGGCAGCCGATAGCGGCGGGCCAGCTTCAGCCCCTCATCCACATGGGCCTGGAGGATTCGGGCGCTGGCGGCGGGGTCATCAAGGGCGTCGTGGGGGTTGCTGCCTTCCCCTTGGTTTTCGATGAACCACTGGGGGCCATGCAGCTTGCCCACGTCGTGATAAAGGGCCCCGGTACGCACCAGGTCGATATCGGCCTGGATCGCCCGAGCCCCCTCCTCAGCCAGGCCGGCGATCATCAGAGTGTGTTCGAAGGTGCCTGGCGCCTCAACCGATAGCCGCCGCAGCAGCGGCCGCTGCAGGTCGGCCAGCTCCATCAGCCGCGCCCGGGTCACAAGCCCGAAGAAGGTCTCCACCAGTGGGGCCAGCAGCAGTCCCGCCATCAACAGCCCGCCCAGCAGCAGGGCCTCGCTGAGCAGGTCTACCTGCACCGCCGGGCTGCGGCTCTGCAGCAGCAGATACTGAACTCCCAGGCCCGCCCCCGGCAGCAGCACGGCCAGCTGCAGCAGTTCGGCCCGGTTGCGCTGCCGGCCGGCCGTCACCGCCGCTGCGCTGCCCACGCCAACGGCCACCAGCAGCCGCAGGGCAACCAGGCCCGTGATGGGTAGGGGCCATAGCAAGCTGGCCGCCGCCAGCCAGGCCAGGCCGCAGGCCGTGCCCAGGCCCTGGGCCAGCAGCAACACCGGCGGCACCAGCAGCACCATGGGGCTGGCCAGGGGGCCCAACCAGAGGGTGAAGCCCTGCATCACCAACATGGCCCCCAGGGCCAGCAGGGCCTGCCGTGGCTCCAGACAGGCCCGCCAGCGCCGCAACACGAGCACCATCACCCCCGCCACGGCCAGGGCCTCAAGGAAGTGGCCCAGCCAGGTCAGGGGGCGGGGCCGTCGGTTGACCAGACCGAAATAATCGAGCACATCCAGAGCCTGGGGACTGATGGGCTCCCCCTGGCGGGTAACCAGATCGCCTTGCTGCACCACGATCGTGGGGATGCTCTGCTGGGTGATCAGGGCCTCGATGCGCCGCTGGCTCAAGCCCTGGTCACTGCGCAGGTTGGAGTGGCCCTGCAGCGAAGCGGCCAGCAGCCTGGCGCCCAGCCCCCTCGGGATCGGCGCCAACGACTCCAGTTGGAGGCTGGCGGCCTGCAGCAGGTGCCCTTCAGCCAATCCGGGAGCCAGCCCCTGGCTGAGCATGCGCAACTGGGCCTGGCGCACCTCCCGGGCCCAGGCCGTGAGCTCGGCGCTGCCCAGACCCTTCAGCCAGCTGCGCTCCTGGGCGGTGATCTGCACCGGTTCGAGGCGTGGTTGGTCGGCGTTGGCCTGCTGCTCCACCGCCTTGAGACCCTGCTCCAACTTCTGGCTCAGCAGTCGGTTGGTCTGCCCATCCACCACCTGGACAGTGATGCCCTGGACCAGCGCCTGACGGCGCTGGTCCAGGGCATCACTGTCGAGCACCCGGGCCGCCTGCGGGGCCCGCAGCGTGAACGGGGCCGCCATTCCGGGCCGCAGGCTGGGCTCCACCAGCCAAGGCCAGCTCGCCACCAGGGCCACCAGGGCGCACACCAAAAGCACCGAGACCGTGTCTCGAGCGCGCCAGATTGCCGGCGACTGGCGCGGGCGCTCCAGTCGCAGCAGCTGACGCCAGAGGGATCGCAGCCGCCTCAACACCATTCCCAGACGCTAGCCGGCCCATTCGCAGCCGGGATTGCAAGCTGGGGAGCAGGTTGAATTCTTTTTCCTATGGCCACCCTTCTGGATGGCCGCCGCCTGGCCGGCGAAATCGAAGCCCGGCTGCAGGCGGTGATTGCCATGCATGGCACCCAGCTGGGTCGCCCCCCCGGGCTGGCCGTTTTACGGGTGGGTGATGACCCCGCCAGCGGCGTCTACGTAGCCAACAAGGAAAAGGCCTGCGCCAGGGTCGGCATCACCAGCCTCGGCGCCCATCTGGCCGCCGGCACCGGCGCCGAGGAGGTGCTCGCCGCCGTGCGCCGCCTCAATGCCGATCCCTGCTGTGATGGCATCCTGCTGCAGCTGCCCCTGCCGGCCGGGCTGGCGGAGGGTCCCCTGCTGATGGCAATCGATCCGGCCAAGGATGCCGATGGTCTCCACACCCTCAACCTGGGCCACCTGCTCAAGGGGGAACCCGGGCCCCGCAGCTGCACCCCCGCCGGGGTGATGGCCCTGCTGGCCCGCCACAGCGTGGCGCTGGCCGGCCAACGGGCCGTGGTGGTGGGCCGCAGCATCCTGGTGGGCCAGCCCATGGCGCTGATGCTGCAGGCCGCCGACGCCACCGTCACGGTGGCCCATTCCCGCACCGCCGATCTGGCCGCCCTCACCCGCCAGGCCGACGTGCTGGTGGTGGCCGCCGGCCGACCGCGCATGATCGGCGCCGAGCACGTCAAACGTGGTGCGGTGGTGGTGGATGTGGGCATTCACCGCACCGAGAGCGGCCTCTGCGGCGATGTGCGCTTTGAGGAGGTGGAGCCGATCGCCAGTGCCATCAGCCCCGTGCCCGGCGGCGTTGGCCCAATGACCGTCACCATGCTGCTGGTGAACACCGTGGTGGCCTGGTGCCGCCGGGCCGGGCTGGACCACGGCCTGGGCGATCTGGTGCCTTAAAAGAGATTGGACGGTCCCTGGGCTGGTCAGGATCCGGGGGGAGGTCAGGGTCGAGGGGGTGGTGTTCTGCTGCTGTCTTTGATTTTGTACAGCTGTACAGAATCAAAGACACTGTGCCCAGCGAAGCCAGAACTCTCGGCCGCAACGTTCTGCGCTCTTGAGCACCCTCTGCCACCCCGCCTGAGAGAATCCCCGCCAGGAATGGCCAGAGGCCCAGCCCCCATGACCGCGGCGGTAACAACCACGTTTGATTTCGCCGCCTACCTGGAGGCCGCCCGCCTGAGGGTGGAAGGGGCGCTCGCTGCCTCCCTGGGGCCGGAGCGACCCGAGACCCTGCGGGAGGCGATGCGCTATTCACTGCTGGCTGGCGGCAAGAGGCTGCGGCCGATCCTCTGCCTGGCTGCCTGTGAGCTGGCCGGCGGCGACAGCGAGCTGGCGATGCCGACGGCGGTGGCCCTGGAGATGGTGCACACGATGTCGTTGATCCATGACGACCTTCCCGCCATGGACAACGACGACCTGCGCCGCGGCCGGCCCACCAACCACAAGGTTTACGGCGAAGCCAAGGCGATCTTGGCCGGCGATGCCCTGCTCACCCGCGCCTTCGAGATGGTGTCTCTGCGCAGCCCCGGCGTGCCCCCCCAGCAGCTGCTTGCCGTGGTGGGCGAACTCTCCCTGGCCTCCGGTGCCCCCGGCCTGGTGGGCGGACAGGTGGTGGATCTGGAATGCGAGGGCAAATCCGTTGACCTCGCCACCCTCGAATACATCCACCTGCACAAAACCGGCGCCCTGCTGCGGGCCTGCGTGCTCAGCGGCGCCCTGATCGCCGGCGCCCCAGAGGCGCTGCTGGCGGCCCTCCGCACCTACGCCCGCGGCATTGGCCTGGCCTTCCAGATCATCGACGACATCCTCGATGTCACCGCTAGCAGTGAGGTGCTCGGCAAGACCGCCGGCAAGGACCTCACCGCCGACAAGACCACCTATCCCAAGCTGCTGGGCCTGGAGGAATCCCGCCAGCGGGCCGATGCCCTGGTGGCCGAGGCCAAGGCGGCCCTGGCACCCTTTGCCACCGGGGAGCCGCAGGCGCTCAAGGCCGCGCCCCTACTCGCCCTGGCCGACTTCATCACCAGTCGCGACCGATGAGTGAGCCTCTGCTGGCCATATTTGACAACGGCGTGCTGTGGTGGGGCCTGGCCTCTTGCGGGGTGGCCCAGCTCTCCAAACTGGTGATCGAGCTGGTGGTGCATCGCCGCTGGAATCCGCGGGTGCTGGTGGAAA
Protein-coding regions in this window:
- a CDS encoding peptide ligase PGM1-related protein: MTLLSFRELQRQLKPEWGRTTQAQGPDVDVLMVPSLSMDQRQIDLVTGAHHYEERQLFALMRLRDPGVRMVYTTSKPLGELVVDAVLELLPGLPTSHARRRLHLLDTDDASSRPLTAKLLERPALLARIAELLRPGRSFINCFVVSDLERQLSERLQVPLLGTDPALGYWGSKAGSRELFARCGVPHPPGSALTHNLDDLTEATADLWEAHPQLGKCVVKLNEGFGGEGNASLALAPLQLAELGAAGRRQRLRQALEQLPMPSPSWREQLGQQGALVEAWLEGGEELSSPSVQGTIHPGHPGHPGLVEMLSSHEQVLGGASGQTYQGCTFPAAAPYRQALMRHGQAVGEALAAEGALERYAVDFIARRFGDRWDLQAIEVNLRQGGTTHPYLALSAISGGSLDPASGLYHSPSGQPLHYRATDNLTASELRGLLPVDLVDIVTEAGLHFDPAKLRGSVFHLLGCLSEYGKLGMTCIGRSAAEAAAVYAATEAELLRAAQVLGR
- the crtE gene encoding geranylgeranyl diphosphate synthase CrtE, which gives rise to MTAAVTTTFDFAAYLEAARLRVEGALAASLGPERPETLREAMRYSLLAGGKRLRPILCLAACELAGGDSELAMPTAVALEMVHTMSLIHDDLPAMDNDDLRRGRPTNHKVYGEAKAILAGDALLTRAFEMVSLRSPGVPPQQLLAVVGELSLASGAPGLVGGQVVDLECEGKSVDLATLEYIHLHKTGALLRACVLSGALIAGAPEALLAALRTYARGIGLAFQIIDDILDVTASSEVLGKTAGKDLTADKTTYPKLLGLEESRQRADALVAEAKAALAPFATGEPQALKAAPLLALADFITSRDR
- a CDS encoding HDIG domain-containing metalloprotein, translating into MVLRRLRSLWRQLLRLERPRQSPAIWRARDTVSVLLVCALVALVASWPWLVEPSLRPGMAAPFTLRAPQAARVLDSDALDQRRQALVQGITVQVVDGQTNRLLSQKLEQGLKAVEQQANADQPRLEPVQITAQERSWLKGLGSAELTAWAREVRQAQLRMLSQGLAPGLAEGHLLQAASLQLESLAPIPRGLGARLLAASLQGHSNLRSDQGLSQRRIEALITQQSIPTIVVQQGDLVTRQGEPISPQALDVLDYFGLVNRRPRPLTWLGHFLEALAVAGVMVLVLRRWRACLEPRQALLALGAMLVMQGFTLWLGPLASPMVLLVPPVLLLAQGLGTACGLAWLAAASLLWPLPITGLVALRLLVAVGVGSAAAVTAGRQRNRAELLQLAVLLPGAGLGVQYLLLQSRSPAVQVDLLSEALLLGGLLMAGLLLAPLVETFFGLVTRARLMELADLQRPLLRRLSVEAPGTFEHTLMIAGLAEEGARAIQADIDLVRTGALYHDVGKLHGPQWFIENQGEGSNPHDALDDPAASARILQAHVDEGLKLARRYRLPRPLADFIPEHQGTLKMGYFLHQARQRDPSTPEQRFRYLGPTPRSRETAILMLADGCEAALRSLPPGTNEAEARQMVRRIVQARQAENQLVQSGISRAELELLIRAFVRVWKRMRHRRIPYPIPARKAYSA
- a CDS encoding dual specificity protein phosphatase: MITISAFPISWVLVQDLALGPAPVASRHLNRLEAEGITAVLSLCSTEEKAAPPDLEERFHCRRLVLPDHRSQAALSIGQLEQALAALAELRSHGPVFVHCVAAIERSPLVCLAWLMREHGLSRQNALDYMLQVHPGTGPTAAHLMLLTQLSHTAPAGLKIA
- a CDS encoding GDP-L-fucose synthase, whose protein sequence is MSSGPTMGNAPLIQPQDRIFVAGSRGMAGSAIVRALSAAGYGQILTPPRSELDLLDGAAVSSWFDAEHPSVVVLAAAKVGGIHANATYPADFLLDNLKIQTNVIESAWRSGVRRLLFLGSSCIYPKFAEQPIREEALLTGALEPTNEWYAIAKIAGLKLCEALRRQYGFDAISLMPTNLYGPGDNYHPTNSHVLPALIRRFHEASERPEQGLGTQVSCWGTGTPLREFLHVDDLGEACLFALEHWSPGPEAIPYLNVGTGLDLSIGQLAKAVAEATGFRGEIVWDSSQSDGTPKKQLDVSRLSALGWQARIPLATGLQNTVDLFRQQLQQQLVRL
- the folD gene encoding bifunctional methylenetetrahydrofolate dehydrogenase/methenyltetrahydrofolate cyclohydrolase FolD, whose product is MATLLDGRRLAGEIEARLQAVIAMHGTQLGRPPGLAVLRVGDDPASGVYVANKEKACARVGITSLGAHLAAGTGAEEVLAAVRRLNADPCCDGILLQLPLPAGLAEGPLLMAIDPAKDADGLHTLNLGHLLKGEPGPRSCTPAGVMALLARHSVALAGQRAVVVGRSILVGQPMALMLQAADATVTVAHSRTADLAALTRQADVLVVAAGRPRMIGAEHVKRGAVVVDVGIHRTESGLCGDVRFEEVEPIASAISPVPGGVGPMTVTMLLVNTVVAWCRRAGLDHGLGDLVP
- the gmd gene encoding GDP-mannose 4,6-dehydratase, which produces MTVSNSASKSALITGVAGQDGSYLAELLLEKGYSVHGIKRRASSFNTQRIDHLYQDPHETGSEGQAPKLQLHYGDLTDSSNLIRIIQQVQPDEIYNLGAQSHVAVSFESPEYTADCDALGPLRILEAVRILGLSSKTRIYQASTSELYGLVQEIPQKETTPFYPRSPYGVAKLYGYWITVNYREAYGMYACNGILFNHESPRRGETFVTRKITRGLARIDAGLDDCLYMGNLDSLRDWGHARDYVEMQWRMLQQEGPPQDFVIATGRQETVRRFIELTAEQLGWGGIEWQGEGIHEIGRRSGSSEVVVRIDPRYFRPAEVETLLGDPTMAREKLGWVPTTTLEELVAEMVAADKEEAKKEAILRLKGFAVVGSMENPPTNPMAIEQAREAIQP